A section of the Microbacterium sp. MM2322 genome encodes:
- a CDS encoding LLM class flavin-dependent oxidoreductase, protein MTAVELGLDTFGDITVDANGEKVSGAQAIRNLVAQATLADQVGVDFIGVGEHHRAEYSVSSPEIVLAAIAAQTERIRVGTAVTVLSSDDPVRVYERFATLSAISDGRAEVILGRGSFIESFPLFGFNLSDYEALFEERLELFSLLRTEKPITWQGSTRAALTDADVFPKTEHGIRAWVGVGGSPESVIRTARYGYGLMLAIIGGPAARFRPYVDLYHRAIGELGTEAQPIGIHSPGHIADTDEQAWEEAYPGFEAQNNTIGRDRGWPPYSRMRFQQEVGPEGSIYAGSPETVARKIADTITTLGAGRFDLKYANGTLGHDKLMRSVELYGTKVIPLVREMLGE, encoded by the coding sequence ATGACCGCTGTGGAATTGGGCCTGGACACCTTCGGTGACATCACCGTCGACGCGAACGGCGAGAAGGTCTCGGGCGCGCAGGCGATCCGCAACCTCGTGGCGCAGGCCACACTCGCCGACCAGGTCGGTGTCGACTTCATCGGCGTGGGGGAGCACCACCGCGCCGAGTACTCCGTCTCAAGCCCCGAGATCGTGCTCGCCGCCATCGCGGCGCAGACGGAGCGCATCCGGGTGGGCACCGCCGTCACCGTCCTCTCGAGCGACGACCCGGTCCGCGTCTACGAGCGCTTCGCGACCCTCTCGGCGATCTCGGACGGCCGCGCCGAGGTCATTCTCGGGCGCGGATCGTTCATCGAGTCGTTCCCGCTCTTCGGCTTCAACCTCTCGGACTACGAAGCCCTGTTCGAGGAGCGCCTCGAGCTGTTCTCGCTCCTCCGCACAGAGAAGCCGATCACGTGGCAGGGATCGACGCGTGCCGCGCTCACCGATGCGGACGTCTTCCCGAAGACCGAGCATGGCATCCGTGCCTGGGTCGGCGTCGGCGGGTCCCCGGAGTCCGTCATCCGCACCGCTCGCTACGGTTACGGCCTGATGCTGGCGATCATCGGCGGTCCGGCGGCCCGCTTCCGCCCGTACGTCGACCTCTACCACCGCGCGATCGGTGAACTCGGTACCGAGGCTCAGCCCATCGGCATCCACTCGCCCGGTCACATCGCCGACACCGACGAGCAGGCGTGGGAGGAGGCGTACCCCGGTTTCGAGGCGCAGAACAACACGATCGGTCGTGACCGCGGCTGGCCGCCCTACAGCCGGATGCGCTTCCAGCAGGAGGTCGGTCCGGAAGGGTCGATCTACGCCGGTTCACCGGAGACCGTGGCACGGAAGATCGCGGACACGATCACGACGCTCGGCGCGGGACGGTTCGACCTGAAGTACGCGAACGGCACCCTCGGGCACGACAAGCTCATGCGCTCCGTCGAGCTCTACGGCACCAAGGTCATCCCGCTCGTGCGCGAGATGCTCGGGGAGTGA
- the polA gene encoding DNA polymerase I codes for MSDSGKPTLLVVDGHSLAYRAFYALPVDNFSTKDGQHTNGIYGFLSMFVNLVKAEKPTHLAVAFDTSRQSFRTRVYEEYKANRSESPAEFKGQIPLLQDCLAAMGVPVLTKEDFEADDILATLATQGIEGGFHVLVCSGDRDTIQLVTDDVTLLYPSVQGVSQLKRYTPDAVVEKYGLPPENYPDIAALVGETSDNLPGVPKVGEKTAVKWITQFGSLDALLERADEIKGVVGGNLREHLDDVRRNRQLNRLLRDVELEYAPEDLLIRPLDTQAVRDIFARLEFRTLLPRVFEAFDATDEPPAPEVAAPEPQQTDADALAAWLAEQSGELALTVAMAGGLPTRVGVATSEEVREAAWDDAARVALAPWLESDAPKIMTDAKPQVKALRRAGVRLGGLAFDVLLAGWLLRPSLPDKNLADLVDRYLDEKLPEADPSQLVPETEGATPGQLAWFSLRVAEAERAELPASVSSVLDDIELPTLDALADMELAGVSVSRDKLSGFSGELAARADAIAQEAYGIIGREVNLGSPKQLQEVLFEQLELPKTRKTKTGYSTDAAVLADLQDSHPHPFLGLLLQHREATKLRQIIESLTVGIADDGRIHTTYVQTGSQTGRLSSTDPNLQNIPIRNEESRRIRAAFEVGPEYETLLTADYSQIEMRIMAHLSGDPGLIEAFNSGEDLHRFVGARVFGVEPAEVTSPMRTKVKAMSYGLVYGLSAFGLSKQLRIEQSEAKQLMLEYFARFGSVRDYLRSSVEQARIDGYTETIFGRRRPFPDLTSPNRVLRENAERAALNAPIQGSAADIMKIALVEIHSDLRDQGLSSRVLLQIHDELVVEVATGEWDAVEQIVRTRMGDAADLSVPLDVQIGRGSHWDEAAH; via the coding sequence GTGAGCGACTCCGGAAAGCCTACTCTGCTCGTCGTCGACGGCCACTCGCTGGCCTACCGGGCGTTCTACGCCCTTCCCGTCGACAACTTCTCGACGAAGGACGGCCAGCACACGAACGGCATCTACGGCTTCCTGTCGATGTTCGTGAACCTCGTCAAGGCCGAGAAGCCGACGCACCTCGCCGTCGCGTTCGACACCTCGCGGCAATCGTTCCGCACGCGCGTCTACGAGGAGTACAAGGCGAACCGCTCCGAGTCGCCGGCCGAGTTCAAGGGTCAGATCCCGCTCCTGCAGGACTGTCTCGCGGCCATGGGCGTGCCCGTTCTCACCAAAGAGGACTTCGAGGCCGACGACATCCTCGCGACGCTCGCCACGCAGGGCATCGAGGGCGGGTTCCACGTCCTCGTGTGCTCGGGCGACCGTGACACGATCCAGCTCGTCACCGACGACGTCACTCTCCTGTACCCGAGCGTCCAGGGCGTCTCGCAGCTCAAGCGCTACACGCCCGACGCCGTCGTCGAGAAGTACGGCCTGCCGCCCGAGAACTACCCCGACATCGCCGCCCTCGTCGGTGAGACGAGCGACAACCTTCCCGGCGTACCGAAGGTGGGGGAGAAGACCGCGGTCAAGTGGATCACCCAGTTCGGCTCGCTCGACGCCCTCCTGGAGCGCGCGGACGAGATCAAGGGAGTCGTCGGCGGCAACCTCCGCGAGCACCTCGACGACGTCCGTCGCAACCGTCAGCTCAACCGCCTCCTGCGCGACGTCGAACTCGAGTACGCGCCGGAGGACCTCCTCATCCGTCCGCTCGACACGCAGGCGGTCCGCGACATCTTCGCGCGGCTCGAGTTCCGAACGCTCCTGCCGCGGGTGTTCGAGGCGTTCGACGCCACCGACGAGCCGCCCGCTCCCGAGGTCGCCGCACCCGAGCCGCAGCAGACGGATGCCGACGCCCTCGCCGCGTGGCTCGCCGAACAGTCTGGCGAACTCGCCCTCACGGTCGCCATGGCAGGAGGACTGCCGACCCGCGTCGGCGTCGCGACGTCGGAGGAGGTCCGCGAGGCGGCCTGGGACGACGCCGCGCGTGTGGCGCTCGCCCCCTGGCTCGAAAGCGACGCGCCCAAGATCATGACCGACGCCAAGCCGCAGGTGAAGGCGCTTCGCCGCGCCGGCGTGCGGCTCGGCGGACTCGCGTTCGACGTCCTGCTCGCCGGGTGGCTTCTGCGGCCGAGTCTTCCCGACAAGAACCTCGCCGACCTGGTCGACCGCTACCTCGATGAGAAGCTGCCCGAGGCCGACCCGTCGCAGCTGGTTCCCGAGACCGAGGGTGCGACGCCCGGTCAGCTCGCCTGGTTCAGCCTGCGGGTCGCCGAGGCCGAGCGCGCGGAGCTGCCGGCATCCGTCTCGAGCGTTCTCGACGACATCGAGCTCCCCACCCTCGACGCCCTCGCCGACATGGAGCTCGCCGGCGTCTCGGTCTCCCGCGACAAGCTGTCGGGCTTCTCGGGCGAGCTCGCTGCTCGGGCCGACGCGATCGCGCAAGAGGCGTACGGGATCATCGGCCGCGAGGTGAACCTCGGCTCGCCCAAGCAGCTGCAGGAGGTCCTGTTCGAGCAGCTGGAGCTGCCCAAGACCCGCAAGACCAAGACGGGGTACTCGACGGATGCCGCGGTCCTTGCGGACCTGCAGGACTCCCACCCGCACCCGTTCCTCGGTCTGCTCTTGCAGCACCGCGAGGCGACCAAGCTCCGTCAGATCATCGAGTCGCTGACGGTCGGGATCGCCGACGACGGCCGCATCCACACGACCTACGTGCAGACCGGCAGCCAGACGGGGCGGCTCTCGAGCACCGATCCGAACCTCCAGAACATCCCGATCCGCAATGAGGAGTCGCGGCGCATCCGAGCCGCCTTCGAGGTCGGGCCGGAGTACGAGACACTCCTCACCGCCGACTACTCGCAGATCGAGATGCGGATCATGGCCCACCTGTCCGGCGACCCCGGGCTGATCGAGGCGTTCAACTCGGGCGAGGACCTGCACCGCTTCGTGGGTGCGCGGGTCTTCGGAGTCGAGCCCGCCGAGGTGACCTCGCCGATGCGCACGAAGGTCAAGGCGATGTCGTACGGCCTGGTGTACGGCCTGAGCGCGTTCGGCCTGTCGAAGCAGCTCCGCATCGAGCAGTCCGAGGCGAAGCAGCTCATGCTCGAGTACTTCGCACGCTTCGGTTCGGTGCGCGACTACCTGCGGTCGTCGGTCGAGCAGGCACGTATCGACGGCTACACCGAGACGATCTTCGGCCGCCGTCGACCTTTCCCCGACCTGACCAGCCCCAACCGGGTCCTGCGCGAGAACGCCGAGCGTGCTGCTCTCAACGCTCCGATCCAGGGCAGTGCGGCCGACATCATGAAGATCGCGCTCGTCGAGATCCACAGCGACCTCCGCGATCAGGGGTTGTCATCCCGCGTACTCCTGCAGATCCACGATGAGCTCGTGGTCGAGGTAGCGACAGGAGAGTGGGATGCCGTGGAGCAGATCGTCCGCACGCGAATGGGCGATGCGGCCGACCTGTCCGTCCCCCTCGACGTGCAGATCGGGCGCGGCAGCCACTGGGACGAAGCGGCTCACTGA
- a CDS encoding DUF885 domain-containing protein, with protein MTDAHRTPTPIDAIADRWVDTLAELSPSLATYIGRTEHNGRLDDFSPAGHDRLADAAADTLRALQAADAVDDVDEVTKMDLSAELGLHLDLHAAKSHLRDINVIASPSQDIRAAFDLMPTDTVEDWSVVATRLAAIPEALAGYVESLRRGVSEGVVPARRQVREVVTQIARYTSDTGFFATFVGDAAPAEGHLPASLARDLADNAGAARVAYDQLATFLRDELAPAASDVDAVGRELYQLHSRRFLGATIDLDETYEWGVEELARMVAEQESIAHEIKAGATVEEAVAFLEEDEARKLRGTEALQKWMQETSDRAVEELGRTHFDIPDPIRRLECMIAPTNEGGIYYTGPTDDFSRPGRMWWSVPEGVDTFDTWRELTTVYHEGVPGHHLQIAQAVYNRTELNSWRRLLAGSSGHAEGWALYAERLMAELGYLDDPADRLGMLDGQRMRAARVVLDIGVHLGKPRLDGTGVWDADYALEFMRRNVNMSDEFIQFEVNRYLGWPGQAPSYKVGQRIWEQIRDESAQRGGADFDIKQFHMRALRLGGVGLDTLRAALRDA; from the coding sequence ATGACCGACGCACACCGCACACCCACTCCGATCGACGCGATCGCGGACCGCTGGGTGGACACGCTGGCAGAACTCTCCCCGAGTCTCGCGACCTACATCGGGCGCACCGAGCACAACGGGCGACTGGACGACTTCTCGCCGGCGGGGCACGACCGTCTCGCCGACGCGGCAGCCGATACGCTGCGCGCCCTCCAGGCCGCGGACGCGGTCGACGACGTCGACGAGGTCACGAAGATGGACCTCTCCGCCGAGCTCGGCCTCCACCTCGACCTGCATGCGGCGAAGTCGCACCTCCGCGACATCAACGTGATCGCGTCGCCGTCGCAGGACATCCGAGCGGCCTTCGACCTCATGCCGACCGACACGGTCGAGGACTGGTCCGTCGTGGCCACGCGTCTCGCCGCGATCCCCGAGGCCCTCGCCGGCTACGTCGAGTCACTGCGCCGGGGTGTGTCCGAAGGCGTCGTCCCCGCGCGTCGCCAGGTGCGAGAGGTCGTCACGCAGATTGCCCGCTACACGAGCGACACCGGCTTCTTCGCGACGTTCGTCGGCGATGCCGCCCCCGCCGAGGGGCACCTCCCCGCGTCCCTCGCTCGCGACCTCGCCGACAACGCGGGGGCCGCTCGGGTCGCGTACGACCAGCTCGCGACGTTCCTCCGCGACGAGCTGGCACCGGCGGCATCCGATGTGGATGCCGTGGGCCGAGAGCTCTACCAGCTGCACTCGCGGCGATTCCTCGGCGCGACGATCGACCTCGACGAGACCTACGAGTGGGGTGTCGAGGAGCTCGCCCGGATGGTCGCGGAGCAGGAATCGATCGCCCACGAGATCAAGGCCGGCGCGACCGTCGAAGAGGCCGTCGCCTTCCTCGAGGAGGATGAGGCGCGCAAGCTCCGCGGTACCGAGGCGCTGCAAAAGTGGATGCAGGAGACCAGCGACCGTGCCGTCGAGGAGCTCGGGCGCACGCACTTCGACATCCCCGATCCGATCCGGCGGCTCGAGTGCATGATCGCGCCCACCAACGAGGGCGGCATCTACTACACGGGTCCGACGGACGACTTCTCCCGGCCGGGCCGGATGTGGTGGTCGGTGCCGGAGGGCGTCGACACGTTCGACACCTGGCGCGAACTGACGACCGTGTACCACGAGGGCGTCCCCGGACACCACCTGCAGATCGCGCAGGCGGTCTACAACCGCACCGAGCTGAACTCGTGGCGTCGACTGCTCGCCGGCTCGAGTGGGCATGCCGAGGGCTGGGCTCTGTACGCTGAGCGACTCATGGCGGAGCTCGGTTACCTCGACGACCCGGCCGACCGCCTGGGCATGCTCGACGGACAGCGGATGCGGGCTGCCCGTGTCGTCCTCGACATCGGCGTGCACCTGGGCAAGCCGCGTCTCGACGGCACCGGCGTCTGGGACGCCGACTACGCCCTCGAGTTCATGCGGCGGAACGTCAACATGTCCGACGAGTTCATCCAGTTCGAGGTGAACCGCTACCTCGGCTGGCCGGGACAGGCGCCCTCGTACAAGGTAGGACAGCGCATCTGGGAGCAGATCCGCGATGAGTCGGCTCAGCGTGGGGGCGCGGACTTCGACATCAAGCAGTTCCACATGCGGGCGCTCCGCCTCGGCGGTGTCGGTCTCGACACCCTGCGCGCCGCGCTCCGCGACGCCTGA